The sequence below is a genomic window from Uranotaenia lowii strain MFRU-FL chromosome 2, ASM2978415v1, whole genome shotgun sequence.
tcatgttttgcattatattaacataaaaacattaaaataatagaaaacataaattggccgggcccactgaggagcagagaacgcagagacctCAGGAACAAAAACAAGAGAAGaagcgtggaccaccagtaccatacgctccGAGGGACAATGCGTTGGAAGAATGCTAAAAAATGCTTcttgttgataaaaagaagTGTGGCTCTGATCATTCTTCAGCGACTGTACGACTGTAGTTATTTTGTACAAATAAATCACAAAACATAAGGATCAAATTATGTTTGGGAATTTGACATCATATTTAAGCTTAAAATTCTGAAACTTCTAAATTGATGGTGATCCTTAAACGGTTTCAGcgaaaaaactaaagctagacCAAACTTTTAGGTAAACAGTTCTATAACGAAAGAATTCAGTGAGTATCGTACCGTATAGTTACCGTAGCGATAGTTATTTGTAGATGTAGTTAGGCACAGTGGCATCGTTGCTTTTCAATATATGCGAACCCATCATGCTTAATGGAGTTCATGGCAAGAGAGGAATTAAACCAATGGAATCTCAATGGGTTTATGATAAGGGTAGCacgattttgaaattctaataaTAAATGAAACGCAAACCCCGTTTTCCTGATACCACtgcactgtagtacctctttgctaaAGTGGcatggcagcttgccaaatctggccaaaactttactggtcttttTTGGAATCTAAAATCTACGGAAGAATACGTTTTCTAAGTCATTTCTTCTTGGTCATCTTGGAGTCCACGCCCTTGTTTGTCAAGAAAACCgaggtttttcgtccgcagctgcaaataccttgccagatcaaacactttcttgcaaacttattgccaatcggcaaaaacgaatttaaacTTGCCTGggaccccgaccagtggctttataaaattttagcctgggagctgcccaaaatccatcttcacgtacgtttcgtcatccataaggatgcatccgtcgtacttcgttagaaccttgttgcATAAATTCCCGgaacgtcctttggctactatattctgcttcaatgttcgTTTTGGTTGCTCACTGGCCCGATGAGGTGGTTCCATCGTTCACACAAAGATATCGTAtccaaaatatagcaaaatatggcagctgattttaagataCGTTTTTGATGAGGCATTCACCTATCTAACGGTAAataatttaccacggcgatcggcagcgcaagctttatTGTTGCTTCTCGGaacttttttattaacaaattttAGGTTCTCAATCAGGCTAAACTTTATTATTTCATGATATTGAGGATGTTTTACATCTCCAAACTGTAAAATAGATTACAATATATCACTTCGGTAtagacatttataaatttttcaacatttaaatgctttttttagttgttttggtttaagaaaaaaatatcctattttgaattcttgtgtttaagttgtcgttcatgtttgtttcTTGGAAGGTGTATGAAAggtcctagaaaatatctaattaAATCGAAACGTTCCTTGAATATTGGAGACTTGAATCCGACATCAAAAATTTGGTTATCgctgacttgaaaaattgactttttccagctttttggggatttgaacaACTGTGTGACGGAgcaccggtcggcattgaatttttggcgatgtcatagtccaACTGCCCTTGGTTTGCCTTGATCGATCTAAACACCTTCAAATCATAACTGtggttttaaaacaacaaaaactcaaatcagaTTGTTTATTCCCAAAATgcttgtatattttttaatcaatcaaacAGAATTGTTGAGCTGTTGTTTACAGCAAAACCATAGTTTATTTTTTACGATGTACTAGTTCTTAGATAGCCTATGTTTTGTTACTAAACATCGTAACTCTTATCAAGTTTTATATTTCGAGCATtgtcaatcatttttttccctcttgaaatttttttgttaaaatgtacCAAATCGTATTTCAATTAATCacgatatttttaatataatctGACTATAAACCTCTTAAGCATTCCAATTGCTAATTTTTAACCGGGTTTGCCGGTAATTCAAAGAATATTTGGAAATGCCAGGTCCGGTCCCGTTGCCTGGATATCTAAAAAAAGCCTAGTTTGCGGAATTCCAAGTTCTTAActtcttaattaaaaattttgagataaGTTTTGAACGCCGCTGATATGCCTTGGTAAAAATTATCTttcatatgtttatttttattttatatttttattggctagcgaacggtagacaatgtgcaactcgagaccccatttacccaaccttcgggtagtggccatatcacctcttgtctgcaactccgattctctacctccccgtggggctagctggggtgcgagcaaccttagcggagatcgggtacccaaccccggtggatgctttggtcgcatgcagactgagtcagggggatTCGTACGCGTCTTTTCTctatgtcaggggcggcgtgtggagtgcaacaacgtcctggtggtgttcgggatccaacacagcaacatcacgacggtcctcctgcgagatagtggggttagctgtgggccttgcgagcccgtgactacaaaaaaacataagcaactaacaacgaacaacaaatttcggatggaacggtacgaacgtatcctgatggtcgtgccatctaccagagctgcggcaacccacacgagcttggaacagcttttataatgatgggaaagatgcaaaagcgcgtgatcgggtggtggctgatcaactcacgaatgagccggttgagaatcaagggccggttcttcaacatcagcatcatcaacgtgcacagccctcacctcggaagtaccggtgacgacaaagacgaattctacgcgcagctggagcgtgaatacgaccgttgcccaaaacatgatatcaagatcgtcatcggggatttcaatgctcaggtcggccaggaggaggaattcaaaccgacaattggaaggttcagtgcgcaccagctgaccaacgaaaacggcctcagacttattgatttcgccgcctccaaacgaatggccatacgtagtacctttttccagcaccgcctcccacacaagtgtAGTGTATAGAGATAGTGAGATGCATGTTATAACTTAATATAAATCGAAATAATTTATATGATAATATACACCGATCGGAAAGAACTAATACCTAACGATTTGTACCAGTGTAGATGATATagagaaacaaaattgaagagTAATAGGGATCTATAATCGTGAAAAAGgagatagaggaaaaggagaggGAGAGAGTTATAGAGgttgaatatttgaaaagagaaaaagaaagatcAGTTTGCAAAAAGTTGTTCAGAAAACGAGTGGTGTGAAAAGCTTGTTGGAGATTAGGATGAAATGTTGGTGTTAAGGTCGATCGGTTACGAcaacaagtacacctggagatcaccgtaccaaactcaatcacagatagatcgaccacgttttgatcgacagccggcacttctcggacatcatcgacgtcagatcctgtcggggcgcaaacatcgagtcagaccactatctggtgatggtgaaaatgcgccaaaaactctccgtagtgaacaacacgcgaaaccggcgcccgcctcggttaaatatcgcgcggctgaagcaacctgaggtcgcggcagactacgcgcaatcggtcgaaacagcgctgccggcagagggcgagcttgacgaagccactctcgaggactgttgggataccatcaagacagccatcaacagtgctgcggagcagcgttgccagattgaaaaccgctcaagtccgtagatttgacgaaaatcgaaaaacgtactgatttcggcaaaataaaacttgatgaccttttttttttttttggtcgtaaggtagaattttcatttatccgcagaatcccttgaatttatgcgattatccgtagaaaatctgtaggaaatgctgaaaatccgtagatttcgagcatcgagccgtagctccgtagaaatgctgaaaatccgtagacctacggagaaatccgtagatctggcaaggctgctgcggagaacgtcatcggttatgtggagcgatctcgacggaacgactggttcgacgaggagtgtaggagggtgatggacgaagagaatgccgcacgggtggcagtagtgcaaagaggcacccgtcgaaatgtggaaaatcaccgacagcggaagaggcagcgagtccgaactttccaggagaaaaagcgccgcccgGAGGAGGAGAAGCTAGAGgggctggagcagctgcattgTTTCCAAGAAACacaaagttctatcagaaactcaacgcatcccgcaaaggcttcgtgccgcaagccgaaatgtgccgggatgtCCTGAcagacaatcgtgaggtgatcaaaaggtggaagcagcacttcgatgaacacctgaacggcgcacatgcaggagatcaagacggtgggggaaggtacatcgccggcgtagccaacgacgaagacgagccactcccaacgatgagtgaagttaaggaagccattcgccagctgaatagaaacaggtcggctgggaaggatggcatcgcagctgaactcatcaaaatgggcccggacaggttggccgattgcctacaccggttgatagtccggatcttggacatagaacagctaccggaggagtggaaggagggggtaatatgccccatctacaagaagggcgacaaattggactgtgagaactaccgagcgatcactgtcctcaatgccgcctacaaagtgttgttccgcggatttcgggtgaattgtcgagttcattcgaatcacgcagggggcttcgacaaggtgatggtctatcctgcatgatgttcaacgtggcgctagaaggtgttattcgacgagcggtgggcgaaatgcggggcacgattttcaacagatccagtcaaatTATCTGCTTTggcgatgacattgatatagtcggtagatcatctgcggcggtggatgagacctaccgcaaactgaaacgcgaagcaggaaggattgggtcgATGATTAATATGTTCAAgacaaagtacatgctggcctgcggatccgggaccgaccgaacccgcttgtccagaaataacaaggtcacgatcaaCGGCGACgagctcactggtgaccgcagacaatgacacaagccgtgagatccggcggcgaattatcaACTTACTATGGACTCACAGGCAACTGTGATCGAGAAGagttagccctcgcacgaagtgtaacctgtatatgacgcttattagaccggttgttctctacgggcacgagacatggatattgctcgaggagcacctgcgtacactcggagtattcgagcgacgagtgttaagaaccatctttggcggcgtacaggagaacggagtgtggaggcgaaggatgaaccacgagctcgcgcgactctacggcgaacccagtatccagaaggtggtgaaggctggccggatactctgggcaggacatgttgcgagaatgccggatgactgtcctgcaaaacaggtgttcgctacgaatccggtaggaacaagacgagcgggggcgcaacgagcaaggtggttagaccaagtgtagcgtgatctggcgaacgtggagtgcccgaaaaattggagaacggttgccatggaccgagtgaattcctccataaagccggcctgatgacttcccacgaatttgtttgcttgtggcgttaggcggcggagtaggattcggaacAACACTTTGTAAGCGGCATTGAGggcagtgatcgctcggtagttctcacagtccaatttgtcgcccttcttgtagatggggcatattaccccctccttccactcctctggtagctgttctatgtcccagatccggattatcaaccggtgtaggcaatcggccaacctgtccgggcccattttgatgagttcagctgcgatgccatccttcccagccgacttgtacATTCTTAGACCTAGCTTAttgagctgtcaaactttaaacGCAATTTTCGCGAAACAGCATTCGCCCTTTCCTAAAATTGATACCGATCTGTTCTCATGCtgggaaaaagggaaaaaaagtaATGTGATACTAGGATCAACTCATCAtgacaattttttgaagaaaaatatatttaatatttaCGAGTATAAGTTAATGCACATTCAGTTCCACTTTCCGTTGCAAATGTTGTTTTCCTATGAATTAATTCAAATatcataatttcataaaaacgggatcatacaagatattccagaattcaatcattcaaaaatattcaattagtttacaattatgttattatttatgtgaaattatgattattttaaaatactgttatcctataaaaaagtttgaatcttaatttcttaaattcatttaggatttactAGGTTCGAAATTCTTTGATCATTACTctgaatttataaattcattatttatttttttttttgtgtcatgtgCATACAAATATACATAATTtatagactgtaagaaaggctacaatccactgttaagtgtattaaatcgggttttttttaaattaaatcctcGCAGACACTACCAGTTTTGGTTTACAAACACACGAAATCGGTCATCCAAAAGACTCGGATGGGAGTGGAGccccaagaatatacattttctGATGTATAAAACGCTGACCAAAAACATAATTGAGTGTCTAATCGTTCTTCCATTGTCGCGCATTAGGCCGAAACTCaagatttgtttgaaaaagaaGTCGATCATTAAGCAAATTCTAAGAACTAAGAAAGTTTCAAAGCAAACGAAGAGAATTCGTGTTCTGATAGTGTCTTCCTTTTCAGAAGGTTAAACGACCTTTTCAAGTAAGCCCTTTTTTTGGACAGCTCAAGAAGAAAACTTCTCTTATAAGGTTAAGATAATATTGTCCATAGAATGTAGATGATAGTTTTACTTATATATTGTTAGGCTCGAGAATtctaaagagaaaaaataatgtatgcaaaacttttacttattttatttaagtttattGATCAGTGTAAGTAATTATGATTTACTTTTCTAATCTTTGTGCGCATAGATACAAACCAAAATCTGAACTTCGAGACCTAAATTTGAATCCTGTTTCGAATTAAATACGAATCAATgacaaattatacaaaaaagttatgcaaaatttaaaataataacgacTTGCAGTCGTTCGAAAGCCGTGTATTTTTTGTATGCCCGTATTCGTCTTTTAAGTTACATTAATTTCGTATAGTTTCTGTAAATCTAATAGTTTGTACAtcaaaatgatgtaatattaggtaccatttgcaaattaagttatgtgcacgtttttgatgtaatatcacaatactttttttgctgtgaatgTCATATTGACATAAGAGTAGATAATGGTTAATCCGTAGTGGTTCCACTTAGGTAATAGGatggaaatgaaattttcttttcggtCCGTTTTTTCCTCAAATCCGAATCGTACAGATCGCCAGATTGTTCCGTTTTGGCAAATAAGGCGAAAGACagttgcttattttttttgatCTATCCTTCATCTTTTTATTGAGGTGAtactaaattttagtttttataattttagctCCAACTTCAACATACAGGAAACCCGAGGTGTTAATATTATGTTTCCACTTCTTACTTTTCCTTAACGGCTCGAATCATCATACGGGATTTATGCAAACTTTCGTATGAACTTTTAAAGCTGCTCCAGCACATCGAATCTGCATTGGTAGATCCTTTCTGATAAAGTCCGTTGAGATTACTAGAGatagaaaaaatgcataaaagagaacaaaattaattcaaaaatcatttatgaATTCCAAATTGAAGATTACCTATTATGACAAGCCGTATACCACCATGCACCTTTGTAATCCACAGCGCAGTTTCCTCCATGAGTGTCATGATCGGCATCCTGGGTAGTGAACTTCATGTCGAGCGCGAAGCTTAGCGAGTCTCCAGCATTTCCACTGTAGGTGCCCAATTTTGACAGGGtgtattttttgtcagctcCATCAACCAAGAAATGGCTATACTTAGCGACGCCCTTCTTCCCATCGAATGCCTCCACTATTACGTGGAGCTCATGAGCCTTGAGCAAGGTGAGTTGGTGAATTTTCTCAAGGCCCAACCAGAACTCGTTCTCTAAATTGCCGAAGCCCTGTTCATATGCTGCCCATTTGCGGTAGAAATCGACCGCGCCATCAAAACGGTTCTGGATGACAGTCCAACCTCCTCCCTCGTATTCTTGGTCGCAAAAGGCTTCAAACGATTTAATTCCATCAGGTTGCAGCCTGTAGACTCCGGATGTATTACTTGTAATGTCGGAACAAGTTTGATGTATTTGAGGTTGTTTGACCGAAAGCTGTGGGATTTTGGCCAAAGTTTGTTCGAACGAGTTGTTGGTCAGAAATCTTACAAGCAGATCGTTCAACATTTCTGTACTCGGCTGTAGTTGTTGAAGCTTGTGTATCGCAGCTGTGCTGTTTATCAGCCTCGTCAGGCTCATGGTCGTAAGCTCTGATTCACTCTCCAGTGTGGCCAGCGTTCGAGCATGACGTTGTACTAGGGCTTCGTTGCTACGAATCGAATCCCGTATTTCTTCAAGTTCTGCTCGGAGAATGTCGAACTGCTCTTTCGATCGTAGGTAGTCGCTGTGCATGCTGGATATTTAGGACAAACAAAAGAAACGTCAAAACGTCGGTTTCGAAGATCAGAAGTTCAACTAACTTAAAATTAATGGAATCCAATCCTGCAATCGTTAACTCGTAGCCCAATGCTGTTGTAGAACTATTCTCCATTGCGTTCGCCCTTTCGAAGTAGCAGAGAAGTATGGCTAGAAGCGCTATTCTACACTCCATTGTGCAGAGAAAGTAGTGACTTCGTCTACTGAATTGATGTTAGATCTTACCGATTCCTTTTATAGATATCTGCTGCACGAGATGGTGATATGAAAACCGCAGCCTAAACCacgatatgtatgtatgtatgtatggttcccccatcggtagcaaggtcctgcctatgtctgtgtggcttggccttcgaattaaattctagggcttccaaggccgatggttcgtcgaaggaaggcattcAACCCTCAGAAACgtacaatggttggcaacccactccgcttgcaatagtttcttcaggttatccccagatgcattccctctaaaAAATCCCTACCCCAAACGATAGAATATGGCCGTAAGGAAAATTACTCACAAAGTCTGCTTAATACGATTATAtgtatgaattataaaaatatgaatggtgttttgttttaaaaggaTACGTATCTGAAAGGATAAAAGTTAATATGCATGTATGTATAACTAAACCAGCATGGGCACGTTTTGCACCTTTTTATCCCAACTTACGGTAATGATTGACAATTACTCTATTTAAATAACAATCTTATATTACTGTGCTAATTCTCCCTTCTGAAAATGCTGTTTAAAGTATTCACTTTAAACTATTTACTATCTCGTTTGTTAATAAGGcatagaaaataaaacaatgttaTATGTGCAGTAAAACCATGTATTATgcgattaaattttaatttcaatttgattttcacgTTCCAAAGGCAAGAAATGTATATAAAAAAGATTCAGAGCTTTGAAAATACgtaaagaaataaataatcatttgaACATGATATCTGAAATAGACAGCAACTAATACTTATCCAATTCAATTAGATGTTCTCTGACTggaaataatcaagaaaaacatCGGTTTAAGTATCATCCATTGTCAAAACACAAAAGTCAATAAGTCAATTCGAATattcattttgtcaaattttgaatgaaagaaagaacttaaaataataatttgaatgatttgtaATTGAGATTGCACAAATCAATGCTTATTTTGTCTGGTGAAATAAACTTGATAACATTGTTAGTCGATCGATTGTCGTGTTAACTGGCACCGCTAAAACAAATTGTCGCGTTGCTAGTTCTGCTACTCGCCACCGTGGTATTTATAGCAGTAACAACGTTTTTTAAACCAGCAGCAGAGAGAAAGAgatggaaaaataaataaatcggaAAGATCTCACCCAGGCGTCCTCCAAAATTGTCGTTCTCAGTAAGTGGTATCCTTCTCGAACTGGTTGCCCCCCACAATCCGGAACAAACCAATTTCGGAGATGAACCTTCTCCAACACCACACCAGGCATTCCCAACCAAACACGAAATGATCATGTGAACACCTTTCAATGGTGCAGGTATATCCTCTCACTTGCACTTATCATAACCACTTGGAGAGAATCCACGCAAAATTTCACTACGAAGACGGCCATTTTTCTTCCAAACAGAATTTCAACGCTTCACTCTATATTCTGTTTTCAACCCCGGTGGCacagattttcacaaaaatacttctttgcatttaaataaaagtaaaataagCCACATTTAGACTTTCTCACTACGTTTCAGCATCTGATCACACCCCAATCCAACAGACCCAGCACTATAAAACCTTCTCCGGTGCCTCAAGCAATTCAGATTAAACGCTTGGCTTGTATGAGCCAAATTTCTGGCTTTTTACTGATAGACACTTTTCAATTACAACCTCAGACACTCCACTAGCCCAATTATGCACCATTTAACTAATATACAACCCGTCGCTCCAGTGAAAAACCGCTCAAAATATCCTCGCTTACCGCGCATGAAAATCAACTGAACCGTACCGCACCAAGTCCCCGACGCGAAtgtcataagagcttatttcgtgatgctcaaaaattataatattttcgtaacttgagaaccaagctagtttttttaaaatatctctgtaaagatgataaggagattcctttttttgtaaaaaattaatactataggaagtacgaaacaaatcctcatgaaaattt
It includes:
- the LOC129741285 gene encoding ficolin-1-like, giving the protein MECRIALLAILLCYFERANAMENSSTTALGYELTIAGLDSINFNMHSDYLRSKEQFDILRAELEEIRDSIRSNEALVQRHARTLATLESESELTTMSLTRLINSTAAIHKLQQLQPSTEMLNDLLVRFLTNNSFEQTLAKIPQLSVKQPQIHQTCSDITSNTSGVYRLQPDGIKSFEAFCDQEYEGGGWTVIQNRFDGAVDFYRKWAAYEQGFGNLENEFWLGLEKIHQLTLLKAHELHVIVEAFDGKKGVAKYSHFLVDGADKKYTLSKLGTYSGNAGDSLSFALDMKFTTQDADHDTHGGNCAVDYKGAWWYTACHNSNLNGLYQKGSTNADSMCWSSFKSSYESLHKSRMMIRAVKEKSWERICGLTGGVEKAALAK